CAAGGGGCCATAGATCTTCTTGAGCGCCCGGATCAAGGGTGTGACCATCAGCCGCGAGACCCGGCCATTGAGCTTGCCCTCGGCGATGCGGGAGTAGTAGCCCTTGCAGAACTCGTAGTTGAACTGCGGGTGCGCCACCGGATAGATCAAGCGCGCCAGGAGGCCGCGATCATAGGTGACGATGTCACAGTCGTGCAGGGCGATCGCCTCGGTGCGGCGCGAGGCCTGGACATAGCCGCCGCAGAACCAGACGTTGCGCCCCTTGCCGAGCTCCTGGGGCGAGATGCCCTCCTCGGCCAGCTCCGCATCCAGTGCCTTGAGCCTGGGGCCATCGTTCCACAGGATACGATGGTGCTGGGGCAGCTTGGCGAAGAACTCTCGAGCATGCAGGAACTGCTCCCGGTCGGCCCGGTCCAGCCCGATCACGATCTCGGAAAGATAGGGCACCTTGGCCAGTTCATCGACGATATGGGAGAGCGCCGGGCCTTCGAGCTCGGAATAGAGCGAAGGCAGGATCAGCCCCATCGGGCGACGCCGGGAGAAACGCACCAGGTCGGCCTCCAGGGCCTCCACCGGGCGCCGCATCAGGTTATGGAAGTTGGTGATGATGCCGTTCTGGTAGAAGTCGCTCATCCGCGGCTCTCCTCATCGTTGCTCAGGGTGGGGAGCTCGTCTCCCCACCAATGGTCGATCCCCTCCGCCCAGCCCGAGGGACCGGCTCGAAGCGCCAGGTATTGATGAGGGTTGGTCAGGCTGATGGTGTGGCCATGATGGCCCGGGATCAGCACGGCGCGATCCACGGCCTCGAGCAGCGGCACATCATTGGGGCCATCGCCAAGCCCCAGCGTCTCGGGCAGACGGCCGCGCAGTGCCCGATAGCGCTCCACTAGCCAGCGCACCCCGTCCCCCTTGTCGAGCCGCCCCATGGCATGCCAGAAGCGACCGCCCCTCATCAGGCACAGGCCGTCCGCCTCCAGGGCCTGACGAAAATCCGCCAGCGCCGCCTCGCTGTCGTCCCAGATCAGGGGTTCGCAGCCCTCCCGCACCCGCGCCAGCCGCGCCCGATGCTCCGAAAGGCCGGTCAGGGCAATGATGTCATCGATGGGCATCTCACCCATGCCACGAAACCGCACGCCCAGCCGATCACGCAGCACCCCCAGGCGCGTGCGCAGGAAGCCGATATCGATGCCTGGCGTCTTGATCGCCAGGCCATCGACATGGGTCGGATCGCGATCCAGACGCGCATGCTGCCAGGCCTGTGGCAGACCAATGACCGCACCATTCTCGGCTATGAAGGGGGTATCTCGAAGCCCCAGTTCCTGACGCAGCGGCATCAGCTCGGCGCGGGTCTTGCTGGTGACCGGGATCACCGTCACGCCGACATGGCGCAGACGCTCGAGCCAGGGCGCGGCCGGCTGCCACTCGTAGCTGTCATGATCGAGCAGGGTGCCATCGAGATCGGTAAAGACCAGGCGGGGCGGTGAGGACGGGACGGAGGACATGGACGATACCTGCTGAAGGGCATGATCTTGCCGATATACAAGACCCTAGCACGCGGCGTGCCAGACGACCGCATCCGGCATGGTCTCTGGTCGCGCAGCGGGCGACGGCGATACAGGCGCCCGCTTCAGGCACCAAGATGAGGCACTCATGCCAGGGCGTGACGACGCCTTGCACCATCATGTTTCATCGCCCACCGATGCGTCGCCAAGTACCAGAAAAGGAAGGCGTCTGCGATGATAAAAATCCGATCATCACGGCATCAACAAGACCGTCAATAAGCCCATCACAAAGAGCAGGGATGCGCCATATTACCGCTGGCCACTGCCCGCTTATTTTCGCTATCATTCGGTATCGTCAACCGCCTTCACTGTCGAGAAATAGCGAATGAAAAACTCGTCACTTACTCTGCTTGTCATGGGCGTCTCCGGGTCGGGAAAATCTCATATCGGCTGCCGTCTTGCCGAGGCAATACATGCCGAATTCATCGATGCGGATGATCATCACAGTGAGGCCAGCATCGCCAAGATGGCCAAGGGCGAGCCGCTGACCGACAGCGACCGGCAGGACTGGCTGCTGACGCTTGCCGACCTGTACCGCGACTACCAGCAACAAGGCAAGGATGTGGTGATCGGCTGCTCGGCGCTCAAGCACCGCTATCGCGATGTCCTGCGACAGGGTGCGCCCGAACTGAAGATCCTCTATCTCGACGGTTCCCGAGAGGTCTTGCTTGAGCGTCTGGGCGGACGCACTGGCCACTTCTTCGCCGGCGAGCACATGCTGGACAGCCAGTTGGCTGATCTTGAAGTACCGGAAGATACGGAAGCCATCCGACTGAATATTCGTCAGTCACCCGATATCATCGTGGATAAATTCCTGAAGAAAATCGGCATTAAAGCCGACAAACATCAGTAGGGAATTCCTGAGAATGCGCCAACATATGGCGCATACCCTCCCTCCCCCACAACCCCTTATCACTTATCATCACGCCTTTCAGTTTCCTTTCCATCTCAGCGCCATGGCCGCCTCATATGCCGTCAATGAGTCGAATAATTCCCAGAGAGCTACTGAGCACTTCGTTACCCTACCTGGCTCCCTCAAGGGGTGTGCCATTCCTTCCATTACATACGAGACCCGCCTCGACTCGGTGCGCCTGAACGACAAACGCCCCGACCACCAGGTGGCCGGGGCATCCGCTCAGGCAGAGCCCATCCTGTCATGCATCAGACCAGCCACATGGCCAGGTCGGGGAAGAACAGCAAGGCGAACAGCACGCAGAGCTGAATGGCAATGAACGGCAGCAGCGACACGAAGATGTCCTTGAGGCTGATACCGGCCGGCGCCACCCCCTTCAGGTAGAAGGCGGCCGGCCCGAACGGCGGTGACAGGAAGGAGACCTGCATGTTGACCGCGAACAGGATACCGAACCAGATCGGGCTGTAGCCCAGTTGCACGACGATCGGCACGAAGATCGGCAGGGCCAGCATCGCGACCCCGATCCAGTCGAGGAACATGCCCAGTACCAGCAGGATCGCCATCATCACCAGCAGAATCACGATCGGCTCCACCTCCATGCCGAGGATCATCTGCGAGATGAAGCGGTTGCCGCCCATCAGGTTGTAGACCCCGACCAGTGCCGCGGCGCCGATCCCGATCCAGATGATCATGCCGCAGGTGGTCATGGTCTGACCGAGGCTTGCGTGCAGCGTCTTGAAGGAGAACTCGCCGCGCAGCACGATCGCCAGCAGCACCCCGAACACCCCCATCGCCGCGGCTTCGGTCACCGAGGCCACGCCGCCGTAGATGGTGCCCAGCACCATGAAGGCGATCAGCCCCGGCACCATGATGGCCCTGAGCGCCTGCCAGCGGGAGGAAAAGCCGTCTTCACGATCGGCATCGGTCATCGGTGGGCCCATACTCGGATTGCGCAGGCAGCGCACCAGCACATAGGCGATATAGGAGCCCATCAGGATCACCGCCGGCGTGATGGCCGCGGTGAACAGGTCGGCGATCGACACGCTGGCGATCAGGCCATAGATGATCAGCACGATCGAAGGCGGCATCATGGTGCCCAGCGCCCCGCCGGCGCAGACCACACCGATCGACAGATGCTTGTCATAGCCCAGACGCAGCATCTGCGGCAAGGCCAGGATGCCCAGCAGCACGATCTCGCCGCCGATGATGCCGGACAGCGCGGCCAGGAAGAAGGCCACCACGATGGTCTGCACGGCGACCCCGCCGGGCAGCCGGCCGGCGAAGACCCGCATGGCGTTGAACAGATCCTTGGCAATGCCGGATCGATCCAGCAACGAGGCCATCAGCACGAACATCGGCACCGCCACCAGCGAATATTCGGTGACGAAGCCAAATACCCGACTGGTGACCAGCGGCAAGGCATTGCCCCCGAACCAGCCGAAGGTGAAGACCAACGCCACCAGGCCGGTGATGAAGGCCAGCGGCAGGCCGGTCACCAGCAGCGCGAAGATGGCTCCGACCAGCAAGAGTGTTCCGTCGGCGATATCCATTACCGGCTCCCCTCGGTGTGTGTGGTCGGCTTGGCGCGCAGCGACTGGACGCTATGAATCAGCGCCTGGACGCTCATCACCATCAGCGAGGCCATGATGATGCCCTTGACCAGGGCCGGAAACGGCGGATTCCAGGACGTACCCGAGCGCTCCAGTGACCAGTCGCCGAGTGGATTATGAGAGGCATCCCAGAACATCACGAAGGCGGCATAGCTCATCGCCAGGCAGAAGCCCAGGGTCACCAGGTCATTGAAACGGTCCAGCCACAGCCTGAGGCGCGGCCCGGCGCTGTCGTAGAGCACCCGCACGCGGATGTGCTGATTGCCGGCCAGCGCCGCAGGACCGCCGAGGGCAAAGCTCACGGCCACCAGCATGACCACGGTCTCGTGCACCCAGGAGGTCGGCGAGTCGAAGCCATAGCGCATGATGACCTCGAAGACACTGATGCCCATGGCGATGAACACCAGCCAGGCCGCACCCCGGGACACCCAGGCCACGCTCCGGTCGAAGAGGCTACGCGCCGGATCACTCGGCTCGGGCTCCCCCGCGGTAGCGGCGACGAGCGCGTCGTCGGGCGCCTCATGGCGACGGGTTGGTCGAGACATGATGGTTCCTCTCACATGAAAAAGGGGCGACAGCCGCCACCGGGCACACGGTGACGGCAGGTCGAGGCGAGGCCGGGGTAGGGGCCCCGGCCGGGGCGAATCACATCAGGTTGTGATCCTGCAGGTAGGTGACCACGGAGTCGTAGAACTTCTGGGTGATGGCGTTCTTCTCGGCCCAGACCGCCCACTCTTCCTTGGCGATATTGCGGAACTTGGCGCGCTCCTCGGCGGACATATCGATGATCTCGATATCCGGATTCTGGTTGACCTGCTTCACCGCTTCGAGGTCCCGCGTCTTGAGCATGGACACCATCTCGTAGGACATGCTGTCGACAGACGTCTCTAGGATGGCCTTCAGGTCGGCCGGCAGGCCATCCCAGATGCCCTTGTTGAGCGAGACCGCAACCATCGGCAGCGAGTGGAAGCCCGGGTAGTTCGGATAGGGCGCGAACTCGTAGAGCCCCTGGTCGTAGTTGGTGGCAAAGACCGTGTAGTCGGCGGCGTCGATCACGCCCTTCTCGAGGGCGGTGTAGACCTCGGAGCCCGGCAGGTTGACCGGAGTGGCACCGGCCTTCTCGAAGATGTTGTAGACCATCCCCTGGGGAGCACGCAGCTTGAGGCCCTTGAGGTCCTCGACGGTGCGGATCGGGCGCGTGGAGGGCAACGCCTCGAGACCGGTGGCGGCCGCGCCGATCAGGTGCACGCCATAGGGCTCGGCCAGCTCGTTGTAGATTTCTTCACCGCCGGCGTAGTTCATGTAGTCCAGGAACTCCACCGGGTCCCCCCAGGCACCGACCAGATTGCCCATCATGCCGAAGGCCGGATCCTGACCGGAAAAGTAGCTCGGATCGGTCAGATGCCCCTGCAGGATGTTGGCGCTCACCGCCTGCAGGGTCTCGGTCGCCCCGACCACCGCGTTGACCGGCAGGATCTCGATCTCGATGCGACCGCCGGACATGACATTGACGTTCTCGGCCCAGGCCTTCTTGAGCTCGAACTGGGGCTCCCCGGAGGTCTCCGAGGTCTGGAAGGTCCATTCGTACTCCGCCGCCTGGGCGCCGAAGGCCAGCGAACCGAGCACGGCCACCGTCAGGGCCTTGAGCGCGAACGGCTTGAGGGCGACGGACTTGAGAGGCGTGACATTTTTCATGGTGCGATTCCTCGTCATCGGTTGAGAGTGAGGTTGTTGTTATCGGTACACGAAGGCACCGCGGTCGGCCGCGCGCGTCGTCATGACGCGGGCGGCAATGCACCCGGCAGGCGCAAGTGAGAAAGCGGCGTGGTGAAGATGCTCTCGATGCCCAGATCCAGTCCGGTGCGCTCGAGCACGCGTAGCGCGGCCTGCTCGGCCTCGTCCGGACGACGCAGGCGAATGGCCTCCATCAGCAGGCGATGGCGCTCCATGCTGTCCTCGAGCTCGTCGGCGCTGTGATTCGAGGTTTCGACCAACAACGCGATCGCCGGCTTGAGCACATGGCTGATCTGCGACCACAGCAGGTTGTGGGTGGCCGAGAAGATGGCCTCGTGGAAGGCCACATCGTGATCGTCATGACAGATGCCCTGATAGCAATGATCGGGCGACTCGAGTGCCCGGATCATGCCCAGATACGCAGTCTCGATCTCATGAAGGTCGGCGGCAGTGGCATGCTCGGCCGCCAGACGGGCCACGAAAGGCTCCACCGCCACCCGGAAGGCGAAGATTTCCCGGCGGATACGCGGGTTCGGCTGGGCGAACCGGGCCATCCAGTCGCTGACCCGAGGGTCGAGCAGGTGCCACTGCGCCAATTCCTGAACGCGGCTACCCTGTCCTGAGATGCGCTTGATCATCCCCGCGGCCACCAGCGACTGAAGAGCGCTGCGCACGGTGCTGCGACTCACGCCGAAGGTCGCGCAGAGATCGAGCTCCTTGGGAACGAAGTCACCCGGCGCATAGACGCCCGCGAAGATGGCCTCGGCCAGCTGTTCGGCGATGTCCGGACGTGAGGCGCGCCCGCTTGAGGTGGAAGGTGCTTGGCCCATGGGAACCTGCCCGCATGTATGTTTGTCGAATCACTATGTCCGACATAGGATCGATCAAAAACGGACATAACGCCTTTAGACCATGGTCGCGACTCGGCATCGGCCGCTTTTCACGCCCGCACACGCCGACCGCACGCGCGCCCAGAGCTCCCGACCAGAGCTCCCGACCAGAGCTCCCGACCAGGGCGCAGGCACAAAAAAACGCCCCGGCCAGTGGCCGGGGCGCTTCATGTACCGCCTGTAGGTTAGGCTGTCGAGCAAAGGCTCAGTCGCGGTAGACCGGGAAGCGGGCGCAGACCGCCTCGACCTTGGCCTGGACCTCGGCCTCGACGGCGCTGGAATCGCCGTTGGCCATGGCCTCGAGGATGTCGCAGATCCAGGTGGCCAGATCGTGGCACTCGGTCTCGCCGAAGCCGCGGGTGGTCACCGCCGGGGTGCCGATGCGCAGGCCGGAGGTGACGAACGGGCTCTGCGGGTCACCCGGCACGGCGTTCTTGTTGACGGTGATGTGGGCGCGGCCCAGGGCCGCGTCCGCGTCCTTGCCGGTCAGGCCCTGCTTGATCAGCGACAGCAGGAAGAGGTGATCCTCGGTGCCGCCGGAGACGATGTCGAAACCGCGCTCGATGAAGACCTTCGCCATGACCTGGGCGTTCTTGACCACCTGCTGCTGGTAGGCCTTGAAGCCCGGCTCCATGGCCTCCTTGAAGCAGATCGCCTTGGCGGCGATGACATGCTCCAGCGGGCCGCCCTGGCCACCCGGGAAGACCGCGGACTGCAGCTTCTTCTCGATGTCGGCGTTGCCTTCGGCAGACAGGATCAGGCCGCCGCGCGGACCGCGCAGGGTCTTGTGAGTGGTGGTGGTGACCACATGGGCGTGGGGCAGCGGCGTCGGGTAGACACCCGCGGCGACCAGGCCGGCCACGTGAGCCATGTCGACCAGCAGGTAGGCACCCACTTCGTCGGCGATCTCGCGGAACTTGGCCCAGTCGATGATCTGGGAGTAGGCGGAGAAGCCGGCGATGATCATCTTCGGCATATGCTCGCGAGCCAGGCGCGCGACCTCCTCGTAATCGATCAGGCCTTTGTCGTCGAGGCCGTACTGGATGGCGTCGTAGTGCTTGCCGGAGAAGTTCGGCTTGGCGCCGTGGGTCAGGTGACCGCCGGCGTCGAGGCTCATGCCGAGAATGGTATCGCCCGGCTTGACCAGCGCCTGGAAGACCGCACCATTGGCCTGGGAACCGGAGTGCGGCTGCACATTGGCATAGCTCGCGCCGAACAGCTCCTTGGCATAGTCGATGGCCAGCTGCTCGACGATATCGACATACTCGCAGCCACCGTAGTAGCGCTTGCCGGGGTAGCCTTCCGCGTACTTGTTGGTCAGCTGCGAGCCCTGGGCTTCCATCACCCGCGGGCTGGCGTAGTTCTCGGAGGCGATCAGTTCGATATGCGCTTCCTGGCGAGCAGTCTCCTTCTGCATCGCCTCGAGCAGGGCATCATCGAATCCGGCAATCTGCATGTCACGGCTGAACATCGTCGGTGGTCCTCGAGCTAGGGGGGAAAACAATGGCGCCATAATACCGCAGCCACGGGCGCCTTTCACATGAAAGCCGATCATCACGGGCTCGATAATTTCTCACCTTGGCTTTAGTCACGCTAAAACCAGACGCCTGTTTTCGCGATGACTCTGACCTGCACCCCGACCGGCGCTGACCTGGCGACGATCACAGTTCGCCGTCGAGGCGTCGTTCCAGCAGCGCATTGATCTGCTCGATCACCTCGAGGCGCGCCTGGCGCTTGTCGTCGCAGGCGATCAGCGACCAGGGCGCGTGGGGCCGATGGGTCTGGGTGAACATGTCATCGATCGCCCCCTGATAGTCCTCCCAGCGGGCGCGGTTGCGCCAGTCCTCCTCGGTCAGCTTGTGCTGCTTGTGCGGCGTCCTGGCTCGGGCCTCGAAGCGCCTGAGCTGCTCGTCCTTGCTGATCGACAGGAAGAACTTGCCGAGCACGGTGCCGTGCTCGAGCAGGCGCTGTTCGAAGTGGCGAATCTCGCCATAGGCGCGCCGCCATTGAGCCGGAGTGGCGAAGCCTTCGACCCGCTCGACCAGCACCCGCCCGTACCAGGAACGGTCGAAGAGCGCGAAGCGCCCATCCGCCGGCAGCCGCCGCCAGAAACGCCACGCCCACGGGTGAGCACGCTCCTCGTCGCTGGGGGCGGCGATGCTGTGTACCCGATAGCGGCGCGCCTCCAGCGCCGAGGTGACCCGGTGAATGCTGCCGCCCTTACCGGCGGCATCATGACCCTCGAAGACCAGCACCACCGGTATACCGCGCCTTGCCGCCTCGCGGCTGTTGCGCGACAGCCGCGCCTGCTGCTCGACCAGCCGCCGATGATAGTCCGCCTTGTCCGGGGACGCGGTTGGGGCCTGCTCGGGGCCAGGCGCGCGTACCGAAGGCGCCTCCCCGACCGCCGGCAGCGGCTGACTGCTCGCCCAGGGCGCCTCGGGGTCCACCGATGGCCGGGACATGGCCTCGAGCAGTCGCTCGGCTACCTGATGCATCAGCTCATCCGGCTCCTTTCCCGTGAGACAGAACCAGGGCGCCCAATCGGCCTGGGTGGTCTCGCGAAGCGAGGCGCCGAGGCTCTCGATCAGCGGATGCTGGAGGTGACGCTGCCAGTCGCTGGGATCGAGCTGCCAGGCGCGGGCCGGGTCCTCGAGCATGGCCGCCAGACGCTCACCTTGAGCCTCGCGATCGATGTCCAGCCAGATCTTGACCAGTACCACGTTCTCGGCGGCGAGCTCGGCCTCGAAGTCGCGGATTCGTTCGAGGTGATCCTCGAAGGCACCCGCGCCGATGCGCCGCTCGGCCCGGGCGAAGAGCGCATCGCCATACCAGCCGTGGACGAAGATGCCGGTGGTACCGCGGGCCGGAATACGACGCCAGTAGCGCCACAGCGCCGGCCGCCTGGCCTCCTCGCTGCTGTGCTCCAGGGCATGCACCTCGGTACGACGGTTCTCGAGCCACTGATTGAGCAGGTTCAACAGGGGCTGCATGTAACTCGCCGTCTGACCACCCAGCAGTAGCACCAGGGCGCGATCCTCCCGCCTGGCCATCTCGAGTTGCGCCGCCAGCAGACGATAGCGCAGGGTGTCTTTCTTCATCCATGCTCCCTGAAAGGTGGCGTCTTCATCCTTTATCCTTTCTTTCCTTGCCGGGGCATCCCCTGTCGGGGCACGCCTCTCACGTCTCGCCCAGAAGGCCAAGGCTCGCCATCGGCGTCTGCCGGCGCAGGCTGCGCGACAGACCATGGCCGATCAGCCCCACCAGCAGGGCGCCTCCCAATGGCAGCCCCAGCCACAGCCAGAGGTGAAGGCGAGGAGCGAGATCCAGCCAGCCGGCGTAGATGCCCGCCGCGGCAAGCTCGGCGAGCAACGCGCCCATCAGGCCGCTCGCCAGGCCCAGGATGGCGAACTCGGCGCCCTGCACCCGGGAAATCAACCGATCGCCGGCACCGAACACCCGCAGCAGACCGCTCTCGTGGGCCCGCAGCGGTCGGCTCGCGATCAGCGCCGCATAGAGCACACTGATGCCGGCCAGCAGCACGAAACCGAGCACCAGCTCCACCGAGCGGGTGACCTGAGTCAGCAGTTCGCGCACCTGGCCGAGGATGGCCTCGACGTTGAGCAGTGACACCGCCGGGAAGTCCTCGACGATCCGTCCGGGCAGCGGGCTCTCGGCATCGTCCAGATGAAAGGCGGTGATGTAGGTGTGACCGAAGCGCTCGAGCACCCCCGGGGGGAAGATCACATAGAAGTTGGGCCGGAAGCTGTCCCAGTCGAGATCACGCAGGCTGGTGATGCGGCCGGTGACGGTGGCGGCGCCGATGGTGAAGCTCATGGTGTCACCCAGCGCCAGGCCGAGACGACCGGCCAGGTCGTCTTCCAGGGAGATCGGCACCGTCCCGTCGGACGCATCGGCGTCCTGGTTCGCCGCCCCGAACCACTGCCCCGCCACCAGGCGGTTGCCCTCGGGCAGGGCATCGCGCCAGGTCAGGTTGAGCTCACGGCGCAGGGCGTTG
The genomic region above belongs to Halomonas sp. YLGW01 and contains:
- a CDS encoding glycosyl transferase, giving the protein MSDFYQNGIITNFHNLMRRPVEALEADLVRFSRRRPMGLILPSLYSELEGPALSHIVDELAKVPYLSEIVIGLDRADREQFLHAREFFAKLPQHHRILWNDGPRLKALDAELAEEGISPQELGKGRNVWFCGGYVQASRRTEAIALHDCDIVTYDRGLLARLIYPVAHPQFNYEFCKGYYSRIAEGKLNGRVSRLMVTPLIRALKKIYGPLPYLDYLDSYRYPLSGEFSMRTDVLDGIRIPSDWGLEIGVLSEVHRNYSTKQLCQVDIADVYDHKHQTVSAEDASTGLNRMSLDIAKALYRKLATLGIEIHAETFRTIKATYYRIALDLIEAYDNDATMNGLKLDRHSEEQAVELFAANIMEAGAAFLDNPRDKPFIPSWNRVQAAIPDLLERMHAAVELDNQGKV
- a CDS encoding HAD-IIB family hydrolase yields the protein MSSVPSSPPRLVFTDLDGTLLDHDSYEWQPAAPWLERLRHVGVTVIPVTSKTRAELMPLRQELGLRDTPFIAENGAVIGLPQAWQHARLDRDPTHVDGLAIKTPGIDIGFLRTRLGVLRDRLGVRFRGMGEMPIDDIIALTGLSEHRARLARVREGCEPLIWDDSEAALADFRQALEADGLCLMRGGRFWHAMGRLDKGDGVRWLVERYRALRGRLPETLGLGDGPNDVPLLEAVDRAVLIPGHHGHTISLTNPHQYLALRAGPSGWAEGIDHWWGDELPTLSNDEESRG
- a CDS encoding gluconokinase, producing MKNSSLTLLVMGVSGSGKSHIGCRLAEAIHAEFIDADDHHSEASIAKMAKGEPLTDSDRQDWLLTLADLYRDYQQQGKDVVIGCSALKHRYRDVLRQGAPELKILYLDGSREVLLERLGGRTGHFFAGEHMLDSQLADLEVPEDTEAIRLNIRQSPDIIVDKFLKKIGIKADKHQ
- a CDS encoding TRAP transporter large permease subunit encodes the protein MDIADGTLLLVGAIFALLVTGLPLAFITGLVALVFTFGWFGGNALPLVTSRVFGFVTEYSLVAVPMFVLMASLLDRSGIAKDLFNAMRVFAGRLPGGVAVQTIVVAFFLAALSGIIGGEIVLLGILALPQMLRLGYDKHLSIGVVCAGGALGTMMPPSIVLIIYGLIASVSIADLFTAAITPAVILMGSYIAYVLVRCLRNPSMGPPMTDADREDGFSSRWQALRAIMVPGLIAFMVLGTIYGGVASVTEAAAMGVFGVLLAIVLRGEFSFKTLHASLGQTMTTCGMIIWIGIGAAALVGVYNLMGGNRFISQMILGMEVEPIVILLVMMAILLVLGMFLDWIGVAMLALPIFVPIVVQLGYSPIWFGILFAVNMQVSFLSPPFGPAAFYLKGVAPAGISLKDIFVSLLPFIAIQLCVLFALLFFPDLAMWLV
- a CDS encoding TRAP transporter small permease subunit, yielding MSRPTRRHEAPDDALVAATAGEPEPSDPARSLFDRSVAWVSRGAAWLVFIAMGISVFEVIMRYGFDSPTSWVHETVVMLVAVSFALGGPAALAGNQHIRVRVLYDSAGPRLRLWLDRFNDLVTLGFCLAMSYAAFVMFWDASHNPLGDWSLERSGTSWNPPFPALVKGIIMASLMVMSVQALIHSVQSLRAKPTTHTEGSR
- a CDS encoding TRAP transporter substrate-binding protein, translated to MKNVTPLKSVALKPFALKALTVAVLGSLAFGAQAAEYEWTFQTSETSGEPQFELKKAWAENVNVMSGGRIEIEILPVNAVVGATETLQAVSANILQGHLTDPSYFSGQDPAFGMMGNLVGAWGDPVEFLDYMNYAGGEEIYNELAEPYGVHLIGAAATGLEALPSTRPIRTVEDLKGLKLRAPQGMVYNIFEKAGATPVNLPGSEVYTALEKGVIDAADYTVFATNYDQGLYEFAPYPNYPGFHSLPMVAVSLNKGIWDGLPADLKAILETSVDSMSYEMVSMLKTRDLEAVKQVNQNPDIEIIDMSAEERAKFRNIAKEEWAVWAEKNAITQKFYDSVVTYLQDHNLM
- a CDS encoding FadR/GntR family transcriptional regulator, translating into MGQAPSTSSGRASRPDIAEQLAEAIFAGVYAPGDFVPKELDLCATFGVSRSTVRSALQSLVAAGMIKRISGQGSRVQELAQWHLLDPRVSDWMARFAQPNPRIRREIFAFRVAVEPFVARLAAEHATAADLHEIETAYLGMIRALESPDHCYQGICHDDHDVAFHEAIFSATHNLLWSQISHVLKPAIALLVETSNHSADELEDSMERHRLLMEAIRLRRPDEAEQAALRVLERTGLDLGIESIFTTPLSHLRLPGALPPAS
- the glyA gene encoding serine hydroxymethyltransferase; protein product: MFSRDMQIAGFDDALLEAMQKETARQEAHIELIASENYASPRVMEAQGSQLTNKYAEGYPGKRYYGGCEYVDIVEQLAIDYAKELFGASYANVQPHSGSQANGAVFQALVKPGDTILGMSLDAGGHLTHGAKPNFSGKHYDAIQYGLDDKGLIDYEEVARLAREHMPKMIIAGFSAYSQIIDWAKFREIADEVGAYLLVDMAHVAGLVAAGVYPTPLPHAHVVTTTTHKTLRGPRGGLILSAEGNADIEKKLQSAVFPGGQGGPLEHVIAAKAICFKEAMEPGFKAYQQQVVKNAQVMAKVFIERGFDIVSGGTEDHLFLLSLIKQGLTGKDADAALGRAHITVNKNAVPGDPQSPFVTSGLRIGTPAVTTRGFGETECHDLATWICDILEAMANGDSSAVEAEVQAKVEAVCARFPVYRD
- a CDS encoding polyphosphate:AMP phosphotransferase: MKKDTLRYRLLAAQLEMARREDRALVLLLGGQTASYMQPLLNLLNQWLENRRTEVHALEHSSEEARRPALWRYWRRIPARGTTGIFVHGWYGDALFARAERRIGAGAFEDHLERIRDFEAELAAENVVLVKIWLDIDREAQGERLAAMLEDPARAWQLDPSDWQRHLQHPLIESLGASLRETTQADWAPWFCLTGKEPDELMHQVAERLLEAMSRPSVDPEAPWASSQPLPAVGEAPSVRAPGPEQAPTASPDKADYHRRLVEQQARLSRNSREAARRGIPVVLVFEGHDAAGKGGSIHRVTSALEARRYRVHSIAAPSDEERAHPWAWRFWRRLPADGRFALFDRSWYGRVLVERVEGFATPAQWRRAYGEIRHFEQRLLEHGTVLGKFFLSISKDEQLRRFEARARTPHKQHKLTEEDWRNRARWEDYQGAIDDMFTQTHRPHAPWSLIACDDKRQARLEVIEQINALLERRLDGEL